One window of the Bos mutus isolate GX-2022 chromosome X, NWIPB_WYAK_1.1, whole genome shotgun sequence genome contains the following:
- the TCEAL4 gene encoding transcription elongation factor A protein-like 4 — MEKLCSENEAKPENQGKMENKEQPLDAGKSGAACTKEDKETLENKGRTDHKGKTDEEVLKVKERPENETKPKEENPESQGKPVSEEKAKESKAESEEKPESEGKPVSEGKPKEDKPARDPREPRAGGKRPAGEDVPRKAKRKTNKGLAQCLKEYKEAIHDMHLSNEEMIREFDEMARVEDEVKKTRQKLGGFMWMQKSLQDPFHPRGPRELRGGCRAPQRGFEDIPFV, encoded by the coding sequence ATGGAAAAACTCTGCAGTGAAAATGAAGCAAAGCCTGAGAACCAAGGCAAGATGGAAAACAAAGAACAGCCACTGGATGCAGGAAAATCAGGAGCAGCTTGTACTAAGGAAGACAAGGAAACGTTAGAAAACAAGGGAAGAACAGATCACAAGGGAAAGACAGATGAGGAAGTATTAAAGGTTAAGGAAAGGCCAGAGAATGAGACAAAGCCAAAAGAAGAAAACCCAGAGAGCCAAGGAAAGCCAGTGAgtgaggaaaaagcaaaagaaagtaaAGCAGAGAGTGAGGAGAAGCCAGAGAGCGAGGGAAAGCCAGTGAGTGAGGGAAAACCAAAAGAAGACAAGCCAGCCAGGGATCCAAGGGAACCCAGGGCTGGCGGGAAGCGCCCAGCTGGGGAGGATGTACCAAGGAAGGCCAAAAGAAAAACCAACAAGGGGCTGGCTCAGTGTCTCAAGGAATACAAGGAGGCCATACATGATATGCATTTGAGCAATGAAGAGATGATAAGAGAATTTGATGAGATGGCCAGGGTAGAGGATGAGGTGAAGAAAACCAGACAGAAATTGGGGGGGTTTATGTGGATGCAAAAAAGTTTACAGGACCCCTTCCACCCAAGGGGTCCAAGGGAACTCAGGGGTGGCTGCAGGGCCCCACAGAGGGGCTTTGAAGACATTCCTTTTGTGtag
- the TCEAL3 gene encoding LOW QUALITY PROTEIN: transcription elongation factor A protein-like 3 (The sequence of the model RefSeq protein was modified relative to this genomic sequence to represent the inferred CDS: inserted 1 base in 1 codon; substituted 2 bases at 2 genomic stop codons), producing the protein MDRAVPLCLLSAGLHVCSQHSARLEKEEKPGQNPCKTGKGGDISTWKSCNENEGKLESEGKPEDEVEPENEGKSDEKEKPEVEGKSEXEXELQNEGQPDDERQPAHEGQPADEGKKEKQGKFEAEGNALKKGKPESQAKSESQSRAAEERPAEDYVPQKAKRKTDXDSPKDYQDNLQERHLGGEEIIRECEDLSTAQLQELRKRQKMGGFHWIQKKCTGSIHPKGQWGVKGMKGGGRSQRGIHDIPYL; encoded by the exons ATGGACCGTGCAGTCCCTCTCTGTCTTCTGTCTGCAGGTCTGCATGTCTGTTCCCAACACTCTGCAAGGCTAGAAAAGGAGGAGAAACCTGGCCAGAATCCCTGCAA GACAGGAAAAGGAGGGGACATCTCAACATGGAAAAGCTGcaatgaaaatgaaggaaagttGGAAAGTGAGGGAAAGCCAGAAGATGAAGTAGAGCCTGAAAATGAAGGAAAgtcagatgagaaagaaaagccGGAAGTGGAGGGGAAGTCAGAATAGGAATGAGAGCTCCAGAATGAGGGACAGCCAGACGATGAGAGACAACCCGCACATGAGGGACAACCAGCAGatgaggggaagaaagaaaagcagggcAAGTTCGAAGCTGAGGGAAACGCACTCAAGAAGGGCAAGCCAGAGTCCCAGGCAAAGTCAGAGAGCCAGTCGCGTGCTGCTGAAGAGCGCCCTGCTGAAGATTATGTGCCccagaaggcaaaaagaaaaacgg AGGATTCCCCCAAGGACTATCAGGACAACTTACAGGAAAGGCATCTGGGAGGTGAGGAGATAATCAGAGAATGTGAAGATCTGTCAACGGCTCAGCTTCAAGAGctaaggaaaagacagaaaatgggTGGATTTCATTGGATACAAAAGAAATGTACAGGATCTATTCACCCCAAGGGGCAATGGGGTGTCAAGGGGatgaaaggaggagggaggagccaaAGGGGCATACATGATATCCCATATCTTTAA